Proteins encoded by one window of Haematobia irritans isolate KBUSLIRL chromosome 2, ASM5000362v1, whole genome shotgun sequence:
- the LOC142226855 gene encoding uncharacterized protein LOC142226855, producing the protein MLLQVLTNFISGEFKKIRTNLTMFLIFFWIIWFSQILAISTMFMSLPDITDIPTVTITELPLEILQPPSNSMDSVIIGGEVGENSSPDKRSVNHTLDIVVNKDGDVQKDGQIVKINDSGGGSGDGGVTFSPTIVLENLEIPTTPTATPAASPTAATNIPNDTNATQHSSNIHDSEVVQHNISTESTTSFASSSPPSQSAENASASQVNLTTEEVPMPVFSEWAQKQMEEAEKQALEKEQTFNNSAQRKNNTNGSGKSTTLKIRAKNYASPDCGAKIIAASSHTTNAGAVLSSSKDEYMLSQCGNRIWFVVELCEAIQAQKIDFANFELYSSSPQNFTVAVSKRFPTREWSNVGRFAANDKRAVQSFDLYPHLFGKFVRVDINSHHSNEHYCTLSLFRVFGTSEFEAFETENHPNEEINDFEDEDLQQEQSKKTEPNLFKSASDAVLSIVKKATELVGKPSNNQNQTFKGSQQTPIVCRTPIYGLFNCAGCSSSLVERVNNALSCEFRQLNSLLNVPGIRNDFLNTGICAKLYGIETRPQLITSQKDIKQSFYVNILPHDYVGALCQLLAMPRDPTGNKNILDLKDHHTHKNGDSSEPSEETGNTNQTLENKFGKEDLELLHKPETKLIKPEVPIVKEKSEEILLPESTETITEIPIDENQQQLPRPLDKAEDLEVTTTAAPKIVEPQPSIPDKNIFNVPAEDLTSQSSETELPAIQYTEAPPTATSTENFDPAASSVSTTTPLPSTPPTMQHQQHQQQRNDEDSNSWSNIDILLTSTPPSTVPSTGSGNTHQHNGAANNFNQKISNGPQSESVFIRLSNRIKALERNMSLSGQYLEELSRRYKKQVEELQQTLTQQTLTVRTLEEQNRRHHELEQLYAQRNTQLKHELDDLTLQVHACIVVIIFVGAFVFLVLMVSILFYRSLRRDTKEVLALYGKGVQRKNEGAMSVQKKLNRRKSFEDFSDHQQRRGDKDSNSKSTSEKMRRPSEEAMLILKECKCDSKMMVVVGKGNSGCETAEILDNTSNDSGATGAGRQRKKSVCYGSNNNINSSMPPIPVLQTQKSVGGGRRKGEKHSWPNNAHAQQQALQHLEQLNNEDTIRDCPEIPLAKARKPPLVNGSQSSNLKSKKKKDFLRRQESSPPEIGNMLNNTSPAILSNAGASEYDESLILDEDGLDNFIPNADLAYNEFMPGGPRGYQCLATNQSNDNSNPASKNKQIAKGSEGNNKKARRLSSPVFFKSPFTKSLKGKITSSKSNPHESTSWEWYRLRKSSSANNGSRSPAAAAASNTNAYLRVSPNASLDSSSLSEINFPTNSTENSFRILEEAILSSGESAITTTGSSSTTNGNNRSGASAAEIEKNNRTYDRGDGDGSNMILMSSGISSSSNSNRSSSSNSSTTNQSKKKNRSFNKIFRKVF; encoded by the exons atgcttctacaagttttaacaaatttcattAGTGGTGAATTTAAGAAAATCAGAACAAATTTAACcatgtttttgattttcttttggATAATATGGTTCTCACAGATTTTAGCCATATCAACAATGTTTATGAG tCTGCCTGATATCACGGATATACCCACTGTCACAATTACTGAATTGCCGTTGGAAATACTACAGCCACCCTCAAATTCCATGGATTCGGTAATTATTGGAGGGGAAGTTGGTGAAAACAGTAGTCCTGATAAGCGATCAGTTAATCACACGCTTGATATAGTTGTTAACAAGGATGGTGATGTACAAAAAG ATGGACAAATTGTGAAAATCAATGATTCAGGAGGAGGTTCAGGAGATGGTGGAGTTACATTTTCACCAACAATAGTATtggaaaatctggaaattcctACAACACCAACAGCTACACCTGCAGCATCACCCACAGCGGCAACAAACATTCCAAATGATACAAATGCCACACAACACTCATCCAATATTCACGACAGTGAGGTGGTGCAGCATAATATAAGCACAGAATCCACCACATCATTTGCCTCGTCATCACCACCATCACAATCTGCAGAAAATGCATCAGCTAGTCAAGTGAATCTCACCACTGAGGAAGTACCTATGCCTGTCTTCTCCGAATGGGCACAAAAACAAATGGAGGAAGCTGAAAAACAAGCTCTTGAAAAGGAGCAAACTTTTAATAATTCGGCGCAGCGCAAAAACAACACCAATGGCAGTGGCAAATCAACGACGCTTAAGATAAGAGCCAAAAACTATGCCTCGCCCGATTGTGGGGCAAAAATTATAGCAGCCAGTAGTCATACCACCAATGCTGGTGCTGTCTTAAGCTCATCCAAAGATGAGTATATGCTTAGCCAGTGTGGAAATCGAATATGGTTCGTGGTGGAACTGTGCGAAGCTATACAAgcacaaaaaattgattttgccAATTTTGAATTGTATTCATCATCGCCGCAAAACTTTACAGTGGCCGTCTCGAAGAGATTCCCCACTCGGGAATGGTCAAATGTAGGTAGATTTGCGGCCAATGATAAGCGAGCAGTGCAAAGCTTCGATCTGTATCCTCAtctctttggaaaatttgtgaGAGTAGACATCAATTCCCATCACTCGAATGAGCACTATTGTACTTTGTCGTTATTTCGGGTTTTCGGAACTTCCGAATTTGAAGCATTTGAGACGGAAAATCATCCAAATGAAGAAATAAACGATTTCGAGGATGAGGACCTGCAGCAAGAGCAATCCAAGAAAACGGAGCCCAATCTTTTCAAATCAGCCTCAGATGCAGTTCTCTCAATAGTGAAGAAGGCCACTGAGTTGGTGGGGAAACCCTCCAATAATCAAAATCAAACATTCAAAGGATCCCAGCAAACCCCCATAGTTTGCCGCACTCCCATATATGGACTATTCAACTGTGCCGGGTGTTCGTCTTCGTTGGTGGAACGTGTAAATAACGCCTTATCTTGTGAATTCAGACAGTTAAATTCTTTACTAAATGTTCCCGGAATACGCAATGATTTTCTTAATACGGGCATTTGTGCCAAACTCTATGGCATTGAGACAAGACCACAACTAATAACCTCCCAAAAAGACATTAAACAAAGTTTCTATGTCAACATACTTCCACACGATTATGTGGGAGCACTTTGCCAACTTTTAGCCATGCCTAGAGATCCAACTGGTAACAAAAACATCCTTGATCTCAAGGATCATCATACACATAAAAATGGAGATTCTTCTGAACCTTCAGAGGAAACGGGGAACACCAAtcaaactttagaaaacaaattcgGCAAAGAAGATTTGGAACTTTTACATAAACCCGAAACAAAACTGATCAAACCTGAAGTGCCCATAGTAAAGGAAAAATCTGAGGAAATTCTATTGCCAGAATCGACAGAAACAATAACAGAAATTCCCATAGATGAGAATCAGCAGCAATTACCTAGACCCTTGGACAAAGCAGAAGATTTGGAAGTAACAACGACTGCAGCACCCAAAATTGTAGAACCACAACCTAGTATACCTGATAAGAATATATTCAATGTACCTGCCGAAGACCTAACTTCCCAATCCTCAGAGACTGAATTACCCGCAATACAATATACAGAGGCTCCCCCTACAGCAACATCGACAGAGAATTTCGATCCAGCTGCATCATCTGTAAGCACAACAACACCATTACCTTCAACACCACCAACAATGCAACATCAGCAGCATCAACAACAAAGAAATGACGAAGATTCCAATTCATGGAGCAATATTGATATACTATTGACTTCAACACCACCATCAACAGTGCCATCGACTGGTTCCGGAAACACCCATCAACATAATGGAGCTGCGAATAATTTTAATCAGAAAATATCGAATGGCCCACAATCGGAAAGTGTTTTCATACGTCTATCCAATCGAATCAAG GCACTTGAACGTAATATGTCTCTTTCGGGTCAATACCTCGAAGAACTATCGCGACGCTATAAGAAACAAGTCGAAGAACTGCAACAGACGCTAACACAACAAACCTTAACCGTACGCACACTGGAGGAACAAAATCGCCGCCACCATGAATTGGAACAATTGTATGCCCAACGTAATACCCAGTTGAAACATGAATTGGATGACCTAACATTACAGGTGCATGCCTGTATTGTGGTCATAATCTTTGTGGGTGCCTTTGTCTTTCTAGTACTTATGGTTAGTATACTATTCTATCGTTCGCTGCGTCGTGATACCAAGGAAGTATTGGCTCTATATGGCAAAGGAGTCCAGCGAAAAAATGAAGGAGCCATGAGTGTGCAAAAGAAATTGAATCGTCGCAAATCATTTGAAGATTTCTCCGATCATCAACAGCGCCGTGGTGATAAGGATAGCAATAGTAAGAGTACCAGTGAAAAAATGCGACGACCAAGTGAGGAGGCTATGTTGATATTAAAGGAGTGTAAATGTGACAGTAAAATGATGGTAGTAGTGGGAAAAGGGAACAGTGGATGCGAAACAGccgaaatattggataatacTTCAAACGACAGTGGAGCCACAGGTGCTGGACGGCAACGTAAAAAATCTGTTTGTTATGGaagtaataataatattaattcgTCAATGCCACCAATACCTGTCCTACAGACGCAAAAGTCAGTGGGTGGTGGACGAAGAAAGGGTGAAAAACATTCGTGGCCAAATAACGCTCACGCCCAACAGCAAGCTTTACAGCATTTGGAGCAATTGAACAATGAGGATACAATACGGG ATTGTCCTGAAATTCCATTGGCAAAAGCCAGAAAGCCACCTCTCGTTAATGGCTCCCAATCATCTAATCTGAAATCTAAAAAGAAAAAGGATTTTCTAAGACGACAAGAATCGTCTccaccagaaattggaaatatgttaAATAATACTTCACCCGCTATTCTTTCAAATGCTGGCGCCAGTGAATATGATGAAAGTCTGATTTTAGACGAAGATGGTCTAGATAACTTTATACCCAATGCCGATTTAGCCTACAATGAGTTCATGCCTGGTGGTCCACGTGGTTATCAATGTCTAGCGACCAATCAATCCAATGACAATAGCAATCCTGCctcgaaaaataaacaaatagccAAGGGCTCCGaaggaaataataaaaaagcaCGCCGTTTATCTTCGCCAGTTTTCTTCAAATCGCCATTTACAAAATCCCTTAAAGGTAAAATAACCTCATCCAAATCTAATCCACATGAATCCACCTCATGGGAATGGTATCGCTTGCGAAAATCTTCATCAGCTAATAATGGTAGCCGCTCACCAGCTGCTGCTGCTgcatcaaatactaatgcatactTACGTGTCTCACCCAATGCCAGTTTGGATTCATCATCGTTATCCGAAATTAACTTTCCCACTAATTCCACAGAAAATTCATTTCGCATTTTAGAGGAGGCTATATTGTCATCAGGTGAAAGTGCCATTACTACCACCGGGTCATCATCGACAACGAATGGTAACAATAGATCAGGGGCTAGTGCAGCAGAAATCGAAAAGAATAATAGAACGTATGATCGTGGTGATGGCGATGGCAGTAATATGATTTTGATGAGTAGTGGTATAAGCAGTAGCAGCAATAGCAATCGTAGTTCAAGTTCGAATTCGTCAACGACGAATCAATCGAAAAAGAAAAATcgtagttttaataaaatatttcgaaaagtGTTTTGA